The following proteins are encoded in a genomic region of Sporichthyaceae bacterium:
- a CDS encoding response regulator transcription factor, whose product MSNLLMLTNAAAPATDALPALGLLLHQIRVAPAEVSALLDAPPTDALLVDGRRDLPHVRGLCRLIRTTGITCPLLLIATEGGLAAVTADWGVDDVILNTAGPAEVEARLRLAIGRLAAAGTDESPDEIRSGDLLIDEATYTAKVRSRFLDLTFKEFELLKFLAQHPGRVFTRGQLLQEVWGYDYFGGTRTVDVHVRRLRAKLGPEHEALIGTVRNVGYRFVIPPAGRGTPVDVELPADDEDEVEPRTSRHSGEA is encoded by the coding sequence TTGAGCAACCTGTTGATGCTGACGAACGCGGCCGCTCCGGCCACGGACGCTCTGCCGGCGCTCGGCCTGCTGCTGCACCAGATTCGGGTCGCGCCGGCCGAGGTGTCCGCGCTGCTGGACGCGCCGCCGACCGATGCTCTGCTGGTCGACGGCCGCCGCGACCTGCCGCACGTGCGAGGCCTGTGCCGGCTCATCCGGACGACCGGGATCACCTGTCCGCTGCTGCTGATCGCCACCGAGGGCGGTTTGGCCGCCGTCACCGCCGACTGGGGCGTCGACGATGTGATCCTCAACACGGCCGGCCCCGCCGAGGTGGAGGCCCGACTGCGGCTGGCCATCGGCCGGTTGGCGGCGGCGGGCACCGACGAGAGCCCGGACGAGATCCGCAGCGGCGACCTGTTGATCGACGAGGCCACCTACACCGCGAAGGTGCGCTCGCGCTTCCTGGACCTGACGTTCAAGGAGTTCGAGCTGCTGAAGTTCCTGGCCCAGCACCCGGGCCGGGTGTTCACCCGCGGCCAACTGCTCCAGGAGGTCTGGGGCTACGACTACTTCGGTGGCACCCGAACCGTCGATGTCCACGTGCGTCGGCTGCGGGCCAAGCTGGGGCCCGAGCACGAGGCGTTGATCGGCACGGTGCGCAACGTCGGCTACCGCTTCGTGATCCCGCCTGCCGGCCGCGGCACCCCGGTCGATGTGGAACTGCCCGCCGACGACGAGGACGAGGTCGAGCCCCGCACCTCCCGACACTCCGGCGAGGCGTGA